One genomic window of Polyangium aurulentum includes the following:
- a CDS encoding RNA polymerase sigma factor, which translates to MKLRDDRVGALFREHRKAVRSALRRSGVAAVEVDDLVQNVFVVAQRRIAKLPKDAEDAKRWLLDAARKHAANWHRLYRHKYEVLGWDEFEMEVAAEPADPEAYLALRDGVWRALDELDESERWILISYHLGGETLQACGAKLGLTKSGSYMRLQAAKERMRELVRRYQADGSTSEATDSTDA; encoded by the coding sequence GTGAAACTGCGCGACGATAGAGTCGGGGCGCTCTTCAGAGAGCACCGAAAGGCCGTCAGGTCGGCACTCCGCCGGTCGGGCGTCGCTGCCGTCGAAGTGGACGACCTGGTGCAAAACGTCTTCGTTGTCGCCCAACGGCGGATCGCCAAGCTGCCCAAAGACGCGGAAGACGCAAAGCGCTGGCTTCTCGACGCGGCGCGAAAGCACGCCGCGAACTGGCACCGCCTGTACCGCCATAAATATGAGGTGCTCGGCTGGGACGAGTTCGAGATGGAGGTCGCCGCCGAGCCTGCGGATCCCGAGGCGTACCTAGCACTCCGGGATGGCGTGTGGCGCGCGCTCGACGAACTCGATGAGTCCGAGCGATGGATCCTGATAAGCTATCATTTAGGCGGGGAGACGTTGCAGGCGTGCGGCGCGAAGCTCGGCCTCACAAAATCCGGCAGCTACATGCGCCTTCAGGCGGCCAAGGAGCGCATGCGCGAACTCGTCCGCCGCTACCAGGCAGATGGCTCGACCAGTGAGGCCACGGATTCCACCGATGCATGA
- a CDS encoding recombinase zinc beta ribbon domain-containing protein: protein MQTRNAERARTTGSHARGPRARYLLSGIGRCSECGGPMRSDNGKVGYETVRVYNCAWHRDRGPAVCKNGLRRPISAVDRAVLGWIQANVLSEEVIVAALQELRRRLAEQAKTANTEAPALEQEAAKVRAEIARLGEAIMSTTEAPTTLVRMMGEREKRLSALEARLATLRTAPSVLDLEVRRMEREARKRLEDFTGMMQRNPQEARAMLEALVTVPLRFAPIETADGKRYEITGEIGLETMLAPEHEAPVEYRRRPQREPKRCQPRSWTAFLLLGHLTDAAPRAA, encoded by the coding sequence GTGCAAACGCGGAACGCGGAGCGAGCGCGCACCACGGGCTCGCACGCACGAGGTCCGCGAGCGCGTTACCTGCTCTCTGGCATCGGCCGATGCTCGGAGTGCGGCGGGCCGATGCGCTCCGACAACGGCAAGGTCGGTTATGAGACGGTCCGCGTGTACAACTGCGCCTGGCACCGCGACAGGGGGCCGGCGGTCTGCAAGAACGGCCTGCGGCGCCCCATCTCGGCCGTCGACAGAGCGGTGCTCGGCTGGATCCAAGCGAACGTCCTGAGCGAGGAGGTCATCGTCGCGGCCCTTCAGGAGCTCCGCCGCCGCCTCGCAGAGCAGGCCAAGACGGCCAACACCGAGGCCCCCGCGTTGGAGCAGGAAGCCGCCAAGGTCCGCGCGGAGATCGCCCGGCTGGGCGAGGCCATCATGTCGACCACGGAGGCCCCCACGACCCTCGTCCGCATGATGGGCGAGCGGGAGAAGCGGCTGTCGGCCCTGGAGGCGCGGCTCGCCACCCTGCGCACCGCGCCGTCCGTGCTCGACCTGGAGGTCCGCCGCATGGAGCGGGAGGCCCGGAAGCGCCTGGAAGACTTCACGGGCATGATGCAACGCAACCCACAGGAGGCGCGCGCGATGCTCGAGGCCCTCGTGACGGTGCCCCTGCGCTTCGCTCCCATCGAGACGGCAGATGGCAAGCGCTACGAGATCACAGGGGAAATCGGGCTAGAAACGATGCTCGCACCGGAGCATGAGGCTCCGGTGGAGTACCGTCGGCGTCCCCAGCGGGAACCGAAACGTTGCCAACCCCGAAGTTGGACGGCGTTTTTGCTCCTGGGACATCTGACGGACGCAGCTCCTCGGGCGGCCTAA
- a CDS encoding type I polyketide synthase, translating into MLDYPLDPPQELIQCPGNISGEYACLEGLGVFNPPGTMGQPGSAPVDVRSLLRQTLASRLGISAGGIDPGERFSRYGLGSLDAAALLKELEIALGRPLSPTLFWEHPTVETLAAHLLGEPAADAVRPHDALEVERKPFSSRAAPRAAEPMAIVGLACRFPGAPSAEAFWKLLASGGDAITETPTDRYHDSAGDDRGTEEEAGLRWGGFLEQVDHFDPQFFGISPREATHMDPQQRLVLEVCWEALEDAGIAASALQDEPVGVFMGAWQCDYANIAGATEIAQHTSTGQNTSIIAARVSYVLGLQGPSLTVNTACSSSLVAVHLACQSLAAGECTMAIAGGVNLLLDPASTQMMLKFGGLSPAGRCKAFDDRADGYVRGEGAGMVVLKPLSLALADGDPIYCVIRGSAVNNDGFSNGLTAPNPRAQEALLRAVYARAGVEPRRVHFVEAHGTGTRLGDPIEAKALGAVLGAGRAQDKPLRVGSVKTNIGHLEAASGIAGLIKVALAMRHELVPGNLHFEQPNRHISFEQLGLRVQAALEPWPCGGEPPLAGISSFGFGGTNCHVVVEGADARSAHLVPLAAQSPQGLRRLARELEARLAGGPSLPALCSATAAQWTRGQHRLALTAHSHEQLAEQLRRFLDGHVGPGIAAGIVPEGRRSRVAFVFSGQGSQWPGMGRGLLRQEAFRAALERCSAVIREQTGWSVLEELLAPPAESRLHEIEVMWPAIFAFQVALAELWSSWGIRPDAVVGQSIGEVAAACVIGALSLEDAARVICHEARLVGRTGGRGAMALVGLPWEGAREVIAAYDGRVSLAIQSSPTSTVLSGEAQALHQVAAALDQQGVFCRLIQTNAAVHGPAMSEVGPALREALSEMRPRRAMVTIVSSRTALPVEGTDLDPSYWALGLQEPVLFQPAIEHLAEQGYDVFLEISPHAIVARSVAETLEAARHRGVSLSSLRRGEDERTSLLDGLGVIYTLGLPVQWDRLPGAVTLEAAGLLALEGDEAQDGGPIEGAARADLLPLSARSDEALRDLARSTLPLLAEQPGPTLRDICFTAGARRQHHAHRLAVMARSRKEAAEGLQAFLEGGQRPGVSISSGEEDAHSPGKIIFVYSGQGSQWLGMGRDLLEQEPVFREALEACDERLRKLAGWSLLDELRSDAQRQRLDQTEVAQPVIFAIQVALSALWRSFGITPGAVVGHSVGEIAAAHEAGILDLADAIRVVLQRSRLMQRATGRGQMAAVELSSEDAERALSGYEGRLSIAAINGPRATVLSGDAGALEEVLAALRARKVACRSLGVNYAFHSPQMDPYRDELVASLRGIVRRPARLGIASTVTGDLAGEDDFNAAYWGRNIREPVRFLAAIDALIEKGDETFLEIGPHPVLTRGLTDLLEARGGRGAVLPSLRRERDGRSSLLASLGALYAQGRQVSWRALHREGGQVVSLPHYPWQRQRYWIEGSGPRQKARPDARPSASDALADRLYEIRWEPGTERPVAAEMTDGQPGRWLILADRGGVGARLTELLRARGHVASLLRRPGGVEAACAHPDGGLEPLLDEVMAERGEPFRGVVDLWSLDDATATQEGTDAAALVEAHTASCAAAATVLRALARARSAEHPRLWLVTRGATAPEPASVLQAPLWGLGRVIGLEHPTLWGGLVDLGPTPSREEDARALLRELLQRDDEDHVALRGNKRRVPRLVPVEAKAGVDARPRLHADAAYLITGGLGHLGVRLSQWLVEHGARNLILMGRRGLGASGPDDIDADRRLRAVRALEARGARVRVLEVDVGDETRMRAALDVMRVDGPPLRGIVHAAGVMTPQPLLLASSATLRAELRAKVAGAWALHRWTQGVALDFFVLCSSAAGVWGSGQLAGYAAANHFLDALAHLRRAQGMPALSVDWGPWAGDGIASKQVQAAWERMGIAPLPEDEALTALGYLLASGAVQATVARVDWRAFKPIYEARGRRPLLARIAQGEANAEGASTAPPRLARRLQEARPHDRRDLLTALVQEEIRNVLGITSAQPLDPRKGFAQMGMDSMMAVELVRSLEGGVGHRLPSSLPFDYPTLEALVEHLGRELLPRDASEPEPVAHARHAAEAQANDGASASAPEMDSDVDALSEEDALGLLVQELDRIDARRSR; encoded by the coding sequence TTGCTCGACTACCCGCTGGATCCGCCGCAGGAACTGATCCAGTGCCCCGGCAACATTTCAGGAGAATACGCTTGCCTCGAGGGCCTGGGTGTGTTTAATCCGCCCGGGACGATGGGTCAGCCTGGGAGTGCCCCTGTGGATGTTCGATCTCTGCTCAGGCAGACGCTCGCGTCGCGGCTCGGCATTTCCGCGGGCGGAATTGATCCTGGCGAGCGCTTCAGTCGTTATGGGCTCGGCTCGCTGGACGCGGCGGCGCTTCTCAAGGAGCTCGAAATTGCGCTGGGACGACCGCTGTCGCCGACCCTGTTCTGGGAGCATCCCACCGTGGAGACCCTGGCAGCCCATCTGCTCGGCGAGCCTGCAGCAGACGCGGTTCGGCCGCACGACGCGCTGGAAGTCGAGCGCAAGCCGTTCTCGTCGCGTGCGGCGCCGCGTGCCGCGGAGCCCATGGCGATTGTCGGCCTCGCATGCCGTTTCCCTGGCGCGCCGAGCGCCGAGGCGTTCTGGAAGTTGCTTGCGAGCGGCGGCGACGCCATCACCGAAACCCCGACCGATCGCTACCATGACAGCGCCGGCGATGACCGAGGCACGGAGGAGGAGGCGGGGCTGCGCTGGGGGGGCTTCCTGGAGCAAGTCGACCATTTCGATCCCCAGTTCTTCGGCATCTCCCCGCGGGAGGCAACGCACATGGACCCCCAGCAGCGCCTCGTGCTGGAGGTCTGCTGGGAAGCGCTGGAAGACGCCGGCATCGCAGCAAGCGCGCTCCAAGACGAGCCGGTCGGCGTCTTCATGGGCGCCTGGCAATGCGATTACGCGAACATCGCCGGGGCGACTGAAATCGCGCAGCATACATCCACCGGGCAGAACACGAGCATCATCGCGGCTCGAGTCTCCTACGTGCTCGGGTTGCAGGGGCCCAGCTTGACCGTCAATACGGCGTGCTCGTCGTCGCTGGTGGCCGTGCATCTGGCCTGCCAGAGCCTCGCAGCCGGCGAATGCACGATGGCGATCGCCGGGGGGGTGAACCTGCTCCTCGATCCGGCCAGCACGCAGATGATGCTCAAGTTCGGCGGGCTGTCGCCGGCAGGCCGCTGCAAGGCCTTCGACGATCGGGCCGATGGCTACGTCCGCGGTGAGGGCGCGGGGATGGTCGTCCTCAAGCCGCTCTCGCTCGCCCTGGCCGACGGCGATCCCATCTATTGCGTGATCCGCGGCAGCGCCGTGAACAACGACGGCTTCAGCAACGGGCTGACCGCCCCGAACCCACGCGCGCAGGAGGCGCTGCTGCGCGCGGTCTACGCGAGGGCAGGCGTCGAGCCGCGCCGTGTCCACTTCGTGGAGGCGCACGGCACGGGCACTCGGCTCGGCGACCCGATCGAAGCGAAGGCGCTCGGCGCCGTGCTGGGAGCCGGCCGCGCCCAAGACAAACCCCTGCGCGTGGGCTCGGTCAAGACCAACATCGGGCACCTCGAGGCGGCCTCGGGGATCGCGGGCCTCATCAAGGTCGCGCTGGCGATGAGGCACGAGCTGGTCCCTGGCAACCTGCATTTCGAGCAGCCCAACCGACACATCTCGTTCGAGCAGCTCGGCCTGCGGGTCCAGGCGGCCCTCGAGCCGTGGCCGTGCGGAGGCGAGCCGCCCCTCGCCGGCATCAGCTCCTTCGGATTTGGCGGAACGAACTGCCACGTGGTGGTCGAAGGGGCGGATGCGCGGTCAGCTCACCTCGTGCCGCTCGCCGCGCAGAGCCCGCAGGGGCTACGCCGGCTCGCGCGCGAGCTCGAGGCGCGGCTGGCCGGGGGCCCGTCGCTCCCTGCGCTGTGCAGCGCGACCGCGGCGCAATGGACCAGGGGCCAGCATCGGCTGGCGCTCACGGCTCACTCTCACGAACAGCTCGCAGAGCAGCTACGCCGCTTCCTGGACGGCCACGTCGGCCCGGGAATCGCTGCGGGGATCGTGCCCGAGGGGCGCAGGAGCCGGGTGGCCTTCGTGTTCTCCGGCCAGGGCTCGCAATGGCCCGGAATGGGCCGCGGTCTGCTCCGGCAGGAGGCCTTCCGGGCCGCCCTGGAGCGCTGCAGCGCGGTGATCCGTGAGCAAACGGGCTGGTCGGTCCTGGAAGAGCTTCTGGCTCCGCCGGCGGAGTCGCGGTTGCACGAAATCGAGGTGATGTGGCCCGCGATCTTCGCCTTTCAGGTCGCGCTCGCCGAACTCTGGTCGTCCTGGGGGATTCGCCCCGATGCCGTGGTGGGCCAGAGCATCGGCGAGGTCGCCGCGGCATGCGTCATCGGCGCTCTCAGCCTGGAGGACGCCGCCCGTGTCATCTGCCATGAGGCGCGCCTCGTCGGGCGTACGGGTGGGCGCGGCGCGATGGCGCTGGTGGGCTTGCCCTGGGAGGGGGCGAGGGAAGTCATTGCAGCGTACGACGGCCGGGTGAGCCTTGCGATCCAGAGCAGCCCGACTTCGACGGTGCTCTCGGGCGAGGCGCAAGCGCTCCACCAGGTCGCGGCCGCGCTCGACCAACAGGGAGTTTTCTGTCGGCTGATTCAGACGAACGCCGCGGTGCACGGACCTGCGATGAGCGAGGTGGGCCCTGCGCTGCGCGAGGCGCTCTCAGAGATGCGCCCGCGAAGAGCGATGGTGACCATCGTGTCGTCGCGGACGGCATTGCCGGTCGAGGGCACGGACCTCGACCCCAGTTACTGGGCGCTGGGCCTGCAGGAGCCGGTGCTCTTTCAGCCGGCCATCGAGCATCTAGCCGAGCAGGGGTACGACGTCTTCCTCGAGATCAGCCCGCACGCGATCGTCGCGCGCAGCGTGGCGGAGACGCTGGAGGCGGCGCGGCATCGCGGCGTGTCGCTCTCCTCGTTGCGGCGGGGCGAGGACGAGCGCACGAGCTTGCTCGATGGGCTCGGCGTCATTTACACGCTCGGCTTGCCCGTGCAATGGGACCGGCTGCCGGGCGCGGTCACCCTGGAAGCCGCAGGGCTGCTCGCTCTGGAGGGCGACGAGGCGCAGGACGGCGGGCCCATCGAAGGGGCGGCGCGGGCGGATTTATTGCCGTTATCGGCCCGCAGCGACGAGGCGCTGCGGGATCTGGCGAGGAGCACGCTGCCCTTGCTGGCCGAGCAGCCCGGCCCGACGCTTCGCGACATCTGCTTCACGGCCGGCGCGCGGCGACAGCACCATGCGCACCGCCTGGCGGTGATGGCGAGGTCCCGCAAGGAAGCCGCCGAGGGGCTGCAGGCCTTCCTCGAGGGCGGCCAGCGCCCGGGGGTGAGCATTTCCTCCGGCGAGGAAGATGCGCATTCGCCGGGAAAGATCATCTTCGTTTATTCGGGGCAGGGATCGCAATGGCTCGGCATGGGGCGCGATCTGCTCGAGCAGGAGCCGGTATTCCGTGAGGCCCTCGAGGCGTGCGACGAGCGCCTGCGAAAGCTCGCGGGCTGGTCACTCCTCGACGAATTGAGGAGCGATGCACAGCGCCAGCGGCTCGACCAGACCGAGGTGGCGCAGCCCGTCATCTTCGCGATCCAGGTGGCGCTCTCGGCGCTGTGGCGCTCTTTCGGAATCACGCCCGGTGCGGTGGTGGGCCATAGCGTCGGCGAGATCGCGGCGGCCCACGAGGCGGGGATCCTCGACCTGGCGGACGCCATACGGGTGGTGCTCCAGAGGTCCCGGCTCATGCAACGGGCGACGGGTAGGGGGCAGATGGCGGCGGTCGAGCTGTCCAGCGAGGACGCCGAGCGTGCGCTGTCCGGCTACGAGGGACGGCTATCGATTGCAGCCATCAATGGGCCGAGGGCCACCGTGCTCTCGGGCGACGCCGGCGCGCTCGAGGAGGTCCTCGCGGCGCTGCGGGCGCGCAAGGTGGCCTGCCGCTCGCTGGGGGTCAATTACGCTTTTCATAGCCCCCAGATGGATCCGTACCGCGATGAGCTCGTCGCGTCGCTGCGTGGCATCGTGCGGCGCCCGGCCCGTCTGGGCATTGCCTCCACGGTCACGGGGGACCTCGCCGGGGAGGACGATTTCAATGCCGCCTACTGGGGGCGGAACATCCGCGAGCCGGTCCGATTCCTGGCGGCCATCGATGCATTGATCGAGAAAGGCGACGAGACGTTCCTCGAGATCGGCCCGCATCCGGTCCTGACCCGCGGCCTCACCGATCTGCTCGAGGCGCGCGGCGGGCGCGGCGCGGTGCTGCCGTCGCTCCGTCGCGAGAGGGACGGGCGTTCGTCGCTGCTCGCGTCGCTCGGCGCCCTCTACGCCCAGGGGCGGCAGGTCTCCTGGCGAGCATTGCACCGCGAGGGCGGGCAAGTCGTCTCGTTGCCACATTACCCCTGGCAAAGGCAGCGTTACTGGATCGAGGGGAGTGGACCGCGGCAGAAGGCTCGGCCAGACGCGCGGCCCTCGGCCAGCGACGCGCTCGCAGACCGACTCTACGAGATCCGCTGGGAGCCCGGGACGGAGCGGCCTGTCGCCGCGGAGATGACGGACGGCCAGCCTGGGCGCTGGCTGATTCTTGCCGACCGGGGTGGCGTGGGGGCGCGTCTGACCGAGCTGTTGCGGGCGCGCGGCCACGTCGCCTCGCTCTTGCGTCGCCCGGGCGGCGTGGAGGCCGCGTGCGCACACCCGGACGGCGGGCTCGAGCCGTTGCTCGACGAGGTGATGGCCGAGCGCGGGGAGCCCTTCCGCGGCGTCGTTGACCTGTGGAGCCTCGACGACGCGACCGCGACGCAGGAGGGCACCGACGCGGCTGCGCTCGTGGAAGCGCACACGGCGAGCTGCGCCGCGGCGGCGACGGTCCTGCGGGCGCTCGCGCGAGCGCGGTCGGCAGAGCATCCGCGGCTATGGCTCGTCACCCGTGGAGCGACAGCCCCGGAGCCTGCGAGCGTGCTGCAAGCGCCGTTGTGGGGCCTCGGGCGGGTGATCGGGCTGGAGCACCCGACGCTCTGGGGAGGCCTCGTGGATCTCGGGCCGACACCGTCGAGGGAGGAGGACGCTCGAGCCCTGCTCCGAGAGCTGCTTCAGCGGGACGACGAGGACCACGTGGCCCTGCGCGGCAACAAGCGTCGGGTTCCTCGGTTGGTCCCCGTGGAGGCGAAGGCGGGGGTGGACGCTCGTCCGAGGCTCCACGCCGACGCGGCGTACCTGATCACCGGAGGCCTTGGGCATCTCGGCGTGCGGCTCTCGCAATGGCTGGTGGAGCACGGGGCGCGGAATCTCATCCTCATGGGGCGCCGCGGGCTCGGGGCGAGCGGGCCAGACGACATCGACGCGGACCGGAGATTGCGGGCCGTCCGCGCGCTCGAGGCGCGCGGGGCGCGGGTGCGGGTGCTCGAGGTGGACGTGGGCGACGAGACGCGCATGCGCGCCGCGCTCGACGTGATGCGGGTCGATGGCCCGCCCCTGCGTGGGATCGTCCACGCCGCGGGGGTGATGACGCCGCAGCCGCTCTTGCTCGCGAGCTCGGCCACGCTCCGCGCGGAGCTGCGGGCGAAGGTGGCCGGCGCGTGGGCGCTGCACCGCTGGACGCAGGGAGTGGCGCTCGATTTCTTCGTGCTGTGCTCCTCGGCGGCGGGGGTGTGGGGCTCGGGGCAGCTCGCGGGCTATGCGGCCGCCAATCACTTCCTCGACGCGCTCGCGCACCTGCGTCGCGCGCAAGGGATGCCCGCGCTGAGCGTCGACTGGGGTCCGTGGGCGGGCGATGGCATCGCCTCGAAGCAGGTCCAGGCCGCGTGGGAGCGCATGGGAATCGCGCCCTTGCCCGAGGACGAGGCCCTGACGGCGCTCGGGTATCTGCTCGCGTCCGGCGCCGTCCAGGCGACCGTGGCGCGGGTCGACTGGCGTGCCTTCAAGCCCATCTACGAGGCGAGGGGGAGGCGGCCGCTGCTCGCCCGGATCGCGCAGGGAGAGGCGAACGCCGAAGGGGCCTCGACGGCGCCGCCGCGGCTCGCGCGCCGGTTGCAGGAGGCGCGCCCGCACGACCGAAGGGATCTGCTGACGGCGCTCGTTCAGGAGGAGATTCGCAACGTCCTCGGCATCACCTCGGCGCAGCCGCTCGACCCGCGCAAGGGCTTCGCGCAGATGGGGATGGATTCGATGATGGCTGTCGAGCTGGTGCGCAGCCTCGAGGGCGGCGTGGGGCACCGCCTGCCGTCGAGCCTGCCCTTCGACTACCCGACGCTCGAGGCGCTGGTCGAGCACCTCGGTCGCGAGCTGCTCCCGCGCGACGCCAGCGAGCCGGAGCCGGTCGCCCACGCGAGGCACGCGGCCGAGGCGCAAGCGAACGACGGCGCGAGTGCCTCGGCGCCGGAGATGGATTCGGACGTGGACGCGCTCAGCGAGGAGGACGCGCTCGGGTTGCTCGTCCAGGAGCTCGACCGGATCGACGCGAGGAGGTCGAGGTGA
- a CDS encoding IS701 family transposase, with translation MCWFARVTADKPSSSTDKLTEDHWERELERWLEPFLREFGYPSQRKWAPVYLRGLLAPGDRKSIEPMAARICPGETQQLHHFVSTSTWDTSGHERVLLEKADALVGGRGAHLIVDDTALVKKGRHSVGVAQQYCGQLGKNANCQALVSVTLARDEIPVPVALRLYLPEEWAQDPERRRRVRVPEDVTFQAKWREEVERVVRSGVEFDDVLADAGYGSCAEFRRGLSDLGLKWAVGVQSNFCVYAKSVHVQIPTSQSHMGRPRTRGEPSAMPMKAKDVFAALERKAFRTIVWRSGTKGPLQASFAAVRVRPADGPSVLGRRHGPGEEAWLVCEKRTSGEKKYYLSNYPPKTDLDTLAAVIKARWACEQAHQQMKEELGLDHFEGRSWAGLHHHALLTMMAFAFLQHLRQLENKAPAQRPAA, from the coding sequence ATGTGCTGGTTTGCCCGCGTGACCGCGGACAAACCTTCGTCTTCGACGGACAAGCTGACCGAGGACCACTGGGAGCGCGAGCTGGAGCGCTGGTTGGAGCCATTTCTGCGCGAGTTTGGCTACCCGTCGCAGCGCAAGTGGGCGCCGGTCTACCTGCGTGGGTTGCTCGCTCCCGGGGACCGCAAGAGCATCGAGCCGATGGCGGCGCGCATCTGCCCTGGGGAGACGCAGCAGTTGCACCACTTCGTCTCGACCTCCACGTGGGACACCAGCGGGCACGAGCGAGTCTTGCTCGAGAAAGCAGACGCGCTCGTCGGAGGCCGGGGCGCCCATCTCATCGTCGATGACACCGCGCTCGTGAAAAAGGGCAGACACTCGGTGGGCGTTGCCCAGCAGTATTGCGGGCAGCTCGGCAAGAACGCCAATTGCCAGGCCCTCGTCTCGGTCACGCTCGCGCGCGACGAGATTCCTGTTCCCGTCGCACTTCGGTTGTACTTGCCCGAAGAGTGGGCCCAAGACCCCGAGCGCCGGCGTCGCGTGCGAGTTCCCGAGGACGTGACCTTCCAGGCCAAGTGGAGGGAGGAGGTCGAGCGTGTCGTTCGCTCCGGCGTAGAGTTCGACGATGTGCTGGCCGACGCTGGTTACGGTAGTTGCGCGGAGTTTCGCCGCGGACTTTCGGACCTCGGGCTCAAGTGGGCTGTGGGCGTGCAGTCCAACTTCTGCGTTTACGCCAAGTCGGTACACGTCCAAATACCCACCAGCCAGAGCCATATGGGACGTCCACGCACGCGTGGTGAGCCCTCGGCCATGCCGATGAAGGCCAAAGACGTATTCGCTGCGCTGGAGCGCAAGGCCTTCCGTACCATCGTGTGGCGCAGCGGGACCAAAGGCCCTCTACAAGCAAGCTTTGCGGCCGTCCGCGTGCGTCCCGCTGACGGGCCATCGGTACTCGGTCGACGCCACGGTCCCGGGGAGGAGGCATGGTTGGTATGCGAGAAGCGTACGAGCGGCGAGAAGAAATACTATCTCTCGAACTACCCGCCCAAGACCGACCTCGACACCCTCGCTGCCGTAATCAAGGCGCGTTGGGCCTGCGAACAGGCACATCAACAGATGAAAGAAGAGCTCGGCCTCGACCACTTCGAGGGGCGCTCATGGGCAGGCCTGCACCATCACGCGCTGCTGACCATGATGGCCTTCGCGTTCCTCCAGCATCTGCGTCAACTCGAAAATAAAGCACCGGCGCAGCGGCCCGCCGCCTAG
- a CDS encoding transposase, with translation MAPSQKSDEARSWHYIATNLAPPTRAPVGPWARSNRPSVVAGGVQRGIQGEGCASFPGEGRSIVKGAQNLGLTETALREWVRAAEANVGEKPPEALTGAEREELLRLRREVERLQMERESVKKRRAPCARSRSPRWQLFGQGAHYDPRSPAPIGRDFRRGRGPLWGRPAKERFAPSPWSSPVFVQPDFRPVFRAKSCIVHWGPRLPAASTWQHCVARI, from the coding sequence ATGGCCCCGAGCCAAAAATCTGACGAAGCTCGTTCCTGGCACTACATTGCCACGAATTTGGCACCACCGACCCGCGCTCCGGTCGGCCCATGGGCGAGATCGAACCGACCATCGGTAGTGGCAGGCGGCGTTCAGCGCGGAATTCAAGGCGAAGGCTGTGCGTCTTTTCCAGGTGAGGGCCGGAGCATCGTGAAGGGTGCTCAGAATCTCGGTCTCACCGAGACAGCGCTACGCGAGTGGGTGAGGGCTGCCGAGGCAAACGTCGGCGAGAAACCGCCCGAGGCCCTCACGGGCGCCGAGCGCGAGGAGCTTTTGCGCCTGCGGCGTGAGGTCGAGCGGCTGCAGATGGAGCGGGAGAGCGTCAAAAAGCGCAGAGCGCCCTGCGCGCGCTCTCGCTCACCGCGCTGGCAACTGTTCGGACAAGGGGCGCATTACGACCCGAGATCCCCGGCTCCAATCGGTCGAGATTTTCGACGGGGTAGGGGTCCGCTGTGGGGACGCCCGGCGAAGGAGCGGTTCGCCCCTTCTCCCTGGTCATCGCCGGTCTTCGTTCAGCCGGACTTTCGGCCGGTCTTCCGTGCGAAATCGTGCATCGTCCACTGGGGGCCACGTCTCCCTGCTGCCTCCACCTGGCAGCATTGCGTTGCTCGCATTTAG
- a CDS encoding RNA polymerase sigma factor, with product MSRPSSLDGVIAAILGLRPSVVRWMSRWGYQDADCQDLAQQTTEASVNAAGTYDPARAAVNTWLYRRARDIAREHAERIGHYASMFWGEPGSRASFASSGPSPEEEVGRMEVLRFILKRLRHHLKPNLFDVLVARALHELDEGQVAEAFQWPIGTVRSRFRKAVQKAKECLAGYEHELRSVMPLVYELDGEATVAAAVAPPKLPRLRPAHALLIPAVAAPPLLLLLLLLPQYTLLLSARSWRPIEIKLRFDGAGASEAASPAACECPTTVCARDEPLGPTAPRALVRKIDHALVHGDEPGARAALLYYLRAYPGDPLRVRAQFAWLLKR from the coding sequence ATGAGCCGCCCTTCAAGCCTCGATGGCGTCATCGCTGCGATCCTCGGGCTCCGTCCCAGCGTCGTCCGCTGGATGAGCCGGTGGGGCTATCAGGACGCCGACTGCCAAGACCTCGCGCAGCAGACGACCGAGGCGTCCGTGAATGCCGCGGGCACGTACGACCCGGCGCGTGCGGCCGTCAACACGTGGCTTTATCGGCGCGCGCGAGACATCGCGAGGGAACACGCGGAGCGCATCGGCCACTACGCGAGCATGTTCTGGGGCGAACCCGGCAGCCGGGCCAGCTTCGCTTCCTCGGGCCCGTCGCCGGAGGAGGAGGTTGGCCGCATGGAGGTGCTCCGGTTCATCCTGAAAAGGCTTCGGCACCACCTGAAACCGAACCTCTTTGACGTACTCGTCGCGCGCGCTCTCCATGAACTCGACGAGGGACAGGTAGCTGAAGCCTTCCAGTGGCCCATCGGCACCGTGCGCTCTCGCTTCAGGAAAGCTGTACAGAAGGCCAAGGAGTGCCTCGCCGGATACGAGCACGAGTTGCGCAGCGTCATGCCCCTCGTCTACGAGCTGGACGGGGAAGCCACGGTCGCGGCTGCCGTCGCTCCCCCGAAGCTTCCTCGCCTTCGTCCCGCGCACGCGCTGCTCATCCCGGCCGTGGCCGCGCCCCCGCTCCTGCTCCTGCTACTCCTGCTGCCTCAGTACACGCTCCTCCTCTCCGCACGGTCGTGGCGCCCCATCGAGATCAAGCTTCGCTTCGACGGAGCGGGCGCGAGCGAGGCGGCGTCTCCTGCTGCATGCGAATGTCCCACGACCGTTTGTGCCCGCGATGAGCCTCTCGGGCCAACCGCCCCGCGTGCGCTCGTGCGGAAGATTGACCACGCGCTCGTTCACGGCGACGAGCCGGGCGCGCGCGCCGCGCTCCTGTACTACCTGCGCGCCTACCCCGGCGACCCGCTCCGTGTGCGCGCGCAGTTTGCGTGGCTCTTGAAGCGGTAG